ATGGCGTGCTGGTGCATGGCATGCATGCCCGCCCCGAACTGAGCCGGCGCTGGGATACGGCATTGCTCGCCGATATGGGCGTCGATCCGGAGCGGTTCACCCAGGAATTCATCTTCGGTGTCTTCATCAAGAAGGTGATCGTCGGCAAGATGTCCGTCATCGAGGCGCTAGAACGCCATCTGCCATCGCTGGGCTACAAGGGCTCGCCGATGGTGTTTCACCATTACTGGCTCATGCAGGACAGCGTCCTCAACCAGCCGCTGCTCGACCATATCCGGGTGTTGCGGGCCCAGCCGGACATCCGCCTCTTCATCGCGACCAATCAGGAGCATCTGCGGGCCACCTGGCTGTGGAGCCATCTCGGCCTCAGCGAGCTGTTCGACGACATTTTCTATTCCGCCCGCGCCGGCATACGGAAACCCGAAAAGGGCTTCTTCGACTTCATCGACCAGCGCATCGGCCCGCAAGCGGAGCCACCGCTGTTCTTCGACGACACGCCCAAGGTCATCCAGGGCGCCAGCGCCCATGGCTGGGAAGCCGTGCTGTTCGAGACCCTGGAAGACTGCACCACCCATCCCTGGATCGCCGCCCGGTTATAGCGCGCCGAGCCATGCGCTCACAATCATCGCCCCTTGCCGATGGCGACCTCGACAGCGCCCAAGTCCTGTCCTATTTATGCCAGCAGCAAAGCGGCCCTTAACCCCGCCCCTCGAAAGGTTTTCGCCATGACCGATATCAACGCCTTCATCGACGACAAGGTGAAGAACAACGACGTGTTCCTCTTCATGAAGGGCTCGCCCGATTTCCCGCAATGCGGTTTCTCCGGCCAGGTCGTGCAGATTCTCAGCTATCTCGGCGTCGAATACGGCAGCGCCAACGTTCTCGAAAGCGAAGAGCTGCGCGACGGCATCAAGGCCTATACCAACTGGCCGACCATTCCCCAGCTCTATGTGAAGGGCGAATTCGTCGGCGGCGCCGATATCGTGCGCGAAATGTTCCAGGCCGGCGAACTCCAGTCGCACCTGCAGAATGCCGGCATTGCCGTCAAGCAGACCGCCTGATTTCCTGCTCTTTGCCTGCAGCAAGCCCGGCCATTGGCCGGGCTTTTGTTTTGCATCACGCGGATTGATGGCCCCCATTCCGCATTATCACTTTGCGGAATGACCAGCCGGGCGTAAATAGAGCATCCACCTTTCGGATGCTTCCCCATGACCACCTCCGCGCTCCGCCCCGCAGTTCCGCTGCTCGTGCTGATCATTGCCGGCTGCATCATTGCCGCCGTGGGCAATGGCATTCGCAGCAGCTTCGGCCTGTTCACCCTGCCGATGACCGGCGATCTCGGGTTGACGCGCGAAGGCTGGGGCATGGCCATGGCCATCCAGAACCTGGCCTGGGGCATTGCCCAACCCTTCGCCGGCGCCTGGGCCGATCGCGTCGGCACCGGCCGCACCATCGCCGTGGGTCTTGCCGTCTACGCAATAGGCGTGCTGGCCATGGCCTTCTCGCCCGATACCGGCTGGCTGACGCTGACCGCTGGCGTGATTGCCGGCGTGGGCATTGCCGTCAGTTCGTTCTCGGTGGTCATGGTGGCCTTCGGCCGCGCCGTGCCCATGGAAAAGCGCTCGCTGATCTTCGGCGTGGCCACCGCCGCTTCGTCCTTCGGCCAGTTCGCCTTCGCCCCCATCAGCCAGGGCTTCATCAATGCCTTTGGCTGGCAATCGGCCCTGGTCTATCTGGGCGTGGCTCTGCTGCTGGTCATTCCGCTGAGCTATGCCCTGCGCGGCCGCACCGAAAACCCGGTCGGCCATGCCGACCTGCCCTTCATGGAAGCGCTGTCCCGCGCCTGGGGCCATGGCTCCTATCGTCTGCTGGTGATCGGCTTCTTTGTCTGCGGTTTCCACCTAGCCTTCATCAACGTCCACATGCCCGCCTATCTGGTGCAATGCGGCCTGTCGCCGGAAGTCGGCTCGTGGACCATCGCGGTTATCGGCCTGTTCAACATCGCCGGCTCGCTGCTGGCCGGCTATCTCGGCGGGCGCCTGCCCAAGCAGATGATGCTGGCGACCATCTATTTCCTGCGTGCCGTGGCCATCGGCCTCTTCCTGCTGTTCCCGGTCACCGAAGTCACCGCCTATACCTTCGCCGCCGCCATGGGGCTGCTCTGGCTCTCGACCGTCCCGCTGACCGCGGGCCTGGTCACCCTGTTCTTCGGCGCGCGCTATATGGGCATGCTCTATGGCGTGGCCTTCCTCAGCCACCAGATCGGCTCCTTTGTCGGGGTGTGGCTGGGCGGCTATGTCTATGACCAAACCGGCTCCTATAGCCTGGTCTGGTATCTCGGCATCGTGCTGGGCCTGGCCTCGGCAGCGGTGCATATCCCGATCAACGAACGCAGCGCCTCCAGCTTCGCCCTAAAAACGGCCTAGGGCGGACAGATCTCAACCATCGGTTTTTACCGATATATAGTCTTGCAAATGTCGCCTTGCGGGTTCATGGTCCGCGCCTGATTTCCGGCGCCCGTGTTTCTCGCGAGGCGCTATCATTCCAGGTTCCTTTATGTCCGATCATTTCACGCGAGTTCTCTCGCGCCCCGAATTCATTGCCCTCATCGCTGCCCTGATGGCGCTCAATGCACTGGCGATCGACGTCATGCTGCCGGCGCTGCCCTATATGGGCGAGGCGCTCGGCGTCACCAGCGAGAACGAACGGCAATTCGTCATCTCGGCCTATATGCTGGGCATGGGCATTGCTGTGCTCGCCTTCGGCCCGTTGACCGATCGCTTCGGCCGCCGCGCGCCGCTGCTGGTCGGCATGGGGCTCTATATCGTCGCCGCCATCGTCGCCGTCTTCGCCCCGAGCTTTGCCGTGCTGCTGGTGCTGCGTTTCATCCAGGGCATGGGGGCGGCCAGCGTGCGCGTCATCGCCACCGCGGTGGTGCGTGACCGTTATTCGGGCCGCGAAATGGCCGAGGTCATGTCGCTGACCTTCATGGTCTTCATGGCCATTCCCATCATCGCGCCCGGCATCGGCCAGGTCATCCTGCTGGTCGGCGACTGGCACAATATCTTCATCTTCATGGGCGTGCTGGCCGCTATCTTCTGGGTCTGGACGTTCATGCGCCTGCCCGAAACCCTGCCGGAAAACCAGCGCCGCCCGCTGAGCATCAAGGCGGTGTTCGACGGCTTCCGCATCGTCTTCACCAACCGCGTGGCCTTCTCCTATGGCCTGGCCGGCATGTTCCTGTTCGGCGCGCTGTTCGGCTTCATCAGCTCGTCCCAGCAGATCTATGTCGATATCTACGGCCTGGGCGTCTATTTCCCCGTTGCCTTCGCGGCCATGGCCGGGCTGATGGCGGTGTCGTCCTTTACCAATTCGCGCATCGTCCGTCGTCTCGGCATGCGTCGGTTGTCGCATGGCGCCATGCTGAGCTTCACCGGGTTCAGCGGCATCTGGCTGGCCTTCGCATTGTCAGGCTTCCTGCCACTGTGGCTGTTCTTCTCGCTGCTGGCCGTGGTCATGTTCAGCTTCGGCTGGGCCGCCTCGAACATGAACTCGCTCTCCATGGAACCGCTCGGTGCCGTGGCCGGCACGGCCTCGGCCGTGTTCGGCTTCATCCAGACCGTGGGCGGCGCGCTGATTGGCAGCTATACCGGCCAACTGTTCGATGGCACCACCGTTCCGGCCGCCATGGGCTATTTCGGCATGGGCGTGCTGGCGCTGATCTGCATCCTGGTCGCCGAGCGCGGCCGGCTATTCGGCGTCGGCGAGCAATATGCCCATGCCGACGCCATTCCCGAAGCCGGTCACTGACCGATTTCGGGCGCTGCCGGGCCTTCGATCTGGCTGCGGTCGCTATAGACATGATCGACCAGACCCCAGTCGCGGGCCTGGTCGGGCGTCATGAAGTGGTCGCGCTCCAGCGCAGCCTCGACCTCCTCATAGGTGCGTCCGCAATGCTTGGCGTAAAGGTTGTGCATGCGCCGCTTGAGCCGCTGGCTCTCTTCGGCATGCAGCATGATATCGGTGACCTTGCCCTGATAACCGCCTGACGGCTGGTGCAGCATGATCGAGGCATTGGGCAGGCAGATGCGCGTGCCCGGCTCGCCCGCCATCAGCAGGAATGAGCCGGCCGACATGGCCATGCCCATGCACAGCGTGCCCACCGGCGCCTTGATGAACTGCATCGTGTCATACATGGCCATGGCCGAGGTCACGACGCCGCCCGGCGAGTTGATATAGAGGTAGATTTCCTTCTTGGGATTTTCCGCCTCGAGGAACAGCAACTGGGCGCAGACCAGGCTGGCCATATTGTCCTCCACCTCGCCATTGACGAAGATGATCCGCTCCCGCAGCAGGCGGGAATAAATATCGAAGCTCCGTTCTCCCCGCGTGGTCTGTTCCACGACCATAGGGACGAGTTGCATCATGTCGCGCATCGGCGATTCTCCTTTTTATGATTTGGATCGGCTTAGCCAGAAGCTAGCAAGTAGCCCTCATGGTGAGCCCGTCGAACCACGAGGGCGTGGCACGAAGGGCTCCACTGGCCCGACCTCGTGGTTCGACAAGCTCACCATGAGGTCTCAATAGCTATGCGGCCATCATCAGCGGCCCGGCCAGGTTGCTGTTCGCCGCCACCGGCACCGCGATGGGTGCATGGGTCAGGCGGAACCAGGTGCCACCATCGCTGGTGGGCGTCAGCTCGAAGGTGACGAGACTGTCCTCCATCCCCATGACGGCGCCCTCCCCGGCTTCGCGCCAGCGATAGGTGAGGCTCTTGTTTTCCTCTGAGGTGACCACGGCCAGTTCGACCGCCTGCTCGGGCTTGAGCCAGCGCTCCAGATATTCGGGCACGGTCAGCGCCCGCCAGACCTTTTCCGGCGGTGCATCCAGGGCGCATTCGAAGGTCAGCGCATCCGTTTCGGTCATTGATCCATCTCCCTGAGCAGGTCCTTGAGCCCGTCGATCCGGCTCGGCCAGAAGGCGCGATATTTGGCCAGCCATTCATGCAGCGGCGCCATGCCGTCCGGCGCGACGCGATAATGCGCATAGCGCCCTTCGCGCCGCTCGCTGACGAGCCCCGCCCCGCGCAAGACGGCGAGATGCTGGCTCATGGCGGGCTGGCTGATGGCAAAGCCTTCGCGCAGCTCGGTGGCCGTCATCTCGGCCCCCGCCAGCCGCTCGAGCATGGCTCGGCGGGTCGGATCGGCCAGCACTTTGAAAATATCGGCATCGCTCATGTGCAATACATAAGCATACACTTATGAGTCGTGGCAAGGGGCGCGTTGGTGGTTGGCTACCCCACAGTCAACCCACCCGCCAGCCGTCACCCTCGGGCGTGACCCGAGGGCTCTTCACTTACGGAGCGATGGTTAAGTGCAGTGTCCTCGGGTCAAGCCCGAGGATGACGCGCGGTGGGTGTGGGAGGTAGAGGTGCCTTTAAAACACAAACACTTCCCGCCGCAGCTCGGCCCAGGCATCGCGGTTGATCGCCACCAGCAGCCCGCCATCGACATGGCTGGGCAGATACGACCCGCCATCCAGCCGCGTGGCATAGGCG
This sequence is a window from Devosia ginsengisoli. Protein-coding genes within it:
- a CDS encoding multidrug effflux MFS transporter; protein product: MSDHFTRVLSRPEFIALIAALMALNALAIDVMLPALPYMGEALGVTSENERQFVISAYMLGMGIAVLAFGPLTDRFGRRAPLLVGMGLYIVAAIVAVFAPSFAVLLVLRFIQGMGAASVRVIATAVVRDRYSGREMAEVMSLTFMVFMAIPIIAPGIGQVILLVGDWHNIFIFMGVLAAIFWVWTFMRLPETLPENQRRPLSIKAVFDGFRIVFTNRVAFSYGLAGMFLFGALFGFISSSQQIYVDIYGLGVYFPVAFAAMAGLMAVSSFTNSRIVRRLGMRRLSHGAMLSFTGFSGIWLAFALSGFLPLWLFFSLLAVVMFSFGWAASNMNSLSMEPLGAVAGTASAVFGFIQTVGGALIGSYTGQLFDGTTVPAAMGYFGMGVLALICILVAERGRLFGVGEQYAHADAIPEAGH
- a CDS encoding SRPBCC family protein; translation: MTETDALTFECALDAPPEKVWRALTVPEYLERWLKPEQAVELAVVTSEENKSLTYRWREAGEGAVMGMEDSLVTFELTPTSDGGTWFRLTHAPIAVPVAANSNLAGPLMMAA
- a CDS encoding HAD-IA family hydrolase; this translates as MTRAVFFDVDGVLVHGMHARPELSRRWDTALLADMGVDPERFTQEFIFGVFIKKVIVGKMSVIEALERHLPSLGYKGSPMVFHHYWLMQDSVLNQPLLDHIRVLRAQPDIRLFIATNQEHLRATWLWSHLGLSELFDDIFYSARAGIRKPEKGFFDFIDQRIGPQAEPPLFFDDTPKVIQGASAHGWEAVLFETLEDCTTHPWIAARL
- a CDS encoding ATP-dependent Clp protease proteolytic subunit, coding for MRDMMQLVPMVVEQTTRGERSFDIYSRLLRERIIFVNGEVEDNMASLVCAQLLFLEAENPKKEIYLYINSPGGVVTSAMAMYDTMQFIKAPVGTLCMGMAMSAGSFLLMAGEPGTRICLPNASIMLHQPSGGYQGKVTDIMLHAEESQRLKRRMHNLYAKHCGRTYEEVEAALERDHFMTPDQARDWGLVDHVYSDRSQIEGPAAPEIGQ
- the grxD gene encoding Grx4 family monothiol glutaredoxin, encoding MTDINAFIDDKVKNNDVFLFMKGSPDFPQCGFSGQVVQILSYLGVEYGSANVLESEELRDGIKAYTNWPTIPQLYVKGEFVGGADIVREMFQAGELQSHLQNAGIAVKQTA
- a CDS encoding ArsR/SmtB family transcription factor, translated to MSDADIFKVLADPTRRAMLERLAGAEMTATELREGFAISQPAMSQHLAVLRGAGLVSERREGRYAHYRVAPDGMAPLHEWLAKYRAFWPSRIDGLKDLLREMDQ
- a CDS encoding MFS transporter, which codes for MTTSALRPAVPLLVLIIAGCIIAAVGNGIRSSFGLFTLPMTGDLGLTREGWGMAMAIQNLAWGIAQPFAGAWADRVGTGRTIAVGLAVYAIGVLAMAFSPDTGWLTLTAGVIAGVGIAVSSFSVVMVAFGRAVPMEKRSLIFGVATAASSFGQFAFAPISQGFINAFGWQSALVYLGVALLLVIPLSYALRGRTENPVGHADLPFMEALSRAWGHGSYRLLVIGFFVCGFHLAFINVHMPAYLVQCGLSPEVGSWTIAVIGLFNIAGSLLAGYLGGRLPKQMMLATIYFLRAVAIGLFLLFPVTEVTAYTFAAAMGLLWLSTVPLTAGLVTLFFGARYMGMLYGVAFLSHQIGSFVGVWLGGYVYDQTGSYSLVWYLGIVLGLASAAVHIPINERSASSFALKTA